The genomic interval AGGCAGGCGAGGTACACCAGGAAGGTGACGAAGAGGAAGACGCCGGCGTGCCAGAAGAGCTTGAACATCGAGGTCGGTCCAGTTCGGGTTGATCCACTCTCGTGGGCGGGGAAGATACAGCGTGTCCGCCGCTCGCGAAACTGCGGATGGCTCTCACGGAGGGCACAGAGGCCACGGAGAACCAGATTCCGTTCTCCGTGGCCTCTGTGTCCTCCGTGAGAGACCTTCAGGACCTCAGGCGAACGCGACGGGATTCATCCCCGCGCCGGAGTCGTCGCCAGAAACATCGCCGCCGAGGTCCGAATCTTCCGCGGCGCCGCGGTCGGCTTCTTCCTGCTCCATCTGCTCGTGCGCGAGCTTCAGGTCCTCCTCCTCCAGCGTGCACAGCGCCTCGCGCGACGGGTTCTCCACCTTGGCGATGCGGTTGGCCTGCTGCGCCAGCGTGCGCTCGAACAGGTTCCGCACCGCGCGCCCGTTGGCGAAGTTGCTGTCGCGCGCGTCGTGCATCTGCTTGAACAGCCGGTCGGCGAGCTTCGACGCGGGCTCGCTGAGCGTGTACTCGCCCTCGCGGCAGAGCTTGTCGAAGATCTGGCGCAGCTCCTCGGCGGTGTAGTCGGGGAAGTCGATGTAGCGGTTGAAGCGCGACTCCAGCCCCGGGTTCGAGGCGACGAACTTCCGCATCGGGGAGGGATAGCCGGCCACGATCACCACCAGCTCCTCGCGGTGGTCCTCCATCAGCTTCACCAGCGTGTCCACCGCCTCGTAGCCGAAATCGGTCTGCCCGCGACCCGTGGTGAGCGCGTACGCCTCGTCGATGAACAGCACGCCCCCCAGCGAGCGCTCCACCACCTCCGTCACTTTCGTGGCCGTCTGCCCCACGTAGCCCGCGACCAGCGCCGCGCGGTCGACCTCCACCAGGTGCCCGCGCGCGAGGACGCTCAGCGCGTGGAAGATCTCCGCCAGGATGCGCGCGACCGTCGTCTTCCCCGTTCCCGGGTTGCCGGCGAACACCATGTGCAGCGAGAGTGGCGGCAGCGGCAGCCTGTGCTCGCGCCGCATCGCCCGCACGCGGATGATGTTGGTGAGCGTCTCCACCTCCTGCTTCACCCGGGCCAGGCCGACGAGCGCGCGCAGCCGGTTCAGCAGCTGGTCGAGCGTGGCCGCGTCGGGCGGCGCCGCCTGGCCGCGCTGGCCGGCCGCCTCGCGCGCCGCGTCGCCCGCGATGCCGCCGGCGGGCTCGGCCCACTGCACGCGCACCTGCTGCTGCTCGGCGAAGGCGCGCAGTGCGTCGAGGTGCCTGGTCAGCATCTCCACCTCGCGCGGGTCGCTCGACCTGTCCGCCGCGATCACGCCCAGCCCCAGCTCGCGCAGGCACCAGAGCACGTCGCTGCTGGCGCGCGTGTTGGTGGCCTGGTCCATCCGTACGATGGCGCGGAAGTAGTCGGGGACGAGGGAGAGGTTGGTGTCGCGCGCGGCCCGGCGCACCACCTGCGCCGTCTCGGCTTTCGTGGGCTCCTGCGGCTGGAACGGGCGCGCCATCTCCATCACGAAGGCGATCTCGTCGTCGGTGGCGCTGCCGTCGGCGCCGATCAGCACGCCCATCAACCCCAGGATGTGCTGCGTCAGGTCCTGGTAGCGGTCGTCGCGCGCGGGCCAGAAGCCGCGGTCGGCGGCGGCGTCCACCGCGTCGAAGATGCGCTCGGCGAGCTTGGCGGGCGTGCGGTCGATCATGCGGGAGATGGCGATGGCGGTTGCGGGGCGACCGGTGGAGCGGGGAAGGTGCGCGACGCGCGGGAGCGGCGCAATGATCGGCGATGCGATTCGGATCGGGAGAGAGAGCCCGGCGCGGCGGCAGGCTCCCCCCCACCCCCGGCCCCCCCCACGAGGGGGAGGGATGGGGAGGGGAGACCTCAGCGCGCAACCAGGATCCATTCACCGCGCTAAGTTCTCCCTCCGCTCCCGCGCAGCGGGGGAGGGGGCCGGGGGGAGGGGGCCAGCCGGCGGCCGCGGACAGGCCGTGTTACGCGTCGAATCTCCGTCTCCGGATCACTTCACCGCCGAGGCGCGGGAGCGGGGATTGCGTGCGTGTCCGGCCGGTCGGGCGATCACCTCAACCGGGCGGACGGGTGATGAAATACCTGGTGCTGGCGTACGGGGCGGAGGAGGACTGGAGGGCGCTGAGCAAGGAGGAGCAGGACGCGCTGCTCGCGCAGGACGAGGTGCTGCGCCGGCGCGGCGCCCTCGTCGCGGCGGTGACGACGGACGTCACCACCGTCCGCGCGTGGGACGGCACGCCCGAGGTCACCCACGGCACCTTCGGCAACCCCAAGGTGCCGCTCGCCGGCTTCGGCGTCATCGAGGCCGCCGACCTCGACGAGGCCATCGCGCTGGTGAAGGACACCCCCTGCGCCCGCGCGAAAGGCGCCGTCGAGATCCGCCCCATCCTGGTGATGAACGAGCCGGGAGATTCGTCGTAGTCACCTCTCCGAGTCGGTTTTAGGAGAGGTCGAAAAGAGCGACGAGGCAGTTTTCGTCGCTCTTTTTCGGGTGAGGGCCCCAACCGCGGCCGCAGCAGACCGGTGTCGGCGCGACGGGAGATTCACCGCACCGGCGGGTCCAGCCGGATGGAGATCCGCCCGTCCACCGCGACGCCGCCCTCGGGGAAGGCGAGCCACGGGTTCACGTCCATCTCCCTGATCTCCGGGTGGTCGCCGACGAGCTGGCTGACGCGCGCGATGGCCTCCTCCACGGCGGCCAGGTCGCTCGCGGGCTCGCCGCGCACGCCCTGCAGCAGCTTGATGCCGCGGATGGCGCGCACCATGTCGCGCGCGTCCACGTCGGCCACCGGCTGCACGCGGAAGACGACGTCGCCCAGCGCTTCCACGTAGATCCCCCCGAGACCGAACATCAGCACCGGGCCGAACTGCGGGTCGCTGGTCATCCCGATGATGGTCTCCTTTCCCCCGCCCACCATCTTCTGCACCAGCACGCCGTCGACCTCCTCCGGCCCGATCTCCGCGCGGCGCGGCGCCTCCTCGGCCACGCGCGTCCATGCCAGCCGGAGCTCGTGCTCGTCCTCCACGCCAACGAACACGCCGCCCACGTCGGATTTGTGGATGATGCGCGGCGACAGGACCTTCAGCACCACGGGGAAGCCGATGTCTCCCGCAGCGGCGAGCGCGTCGTCCACCGTCCGGGCGACGCGGTACGGGGCGGCGGGGATGCCGTACGCCTCCAGCACCGTCATCACCTCCGTCTCCGACAGCTTCTGCCGCCCCTCGTCGCGCGCGCGGGCCACGATGCGCTCCACGCAGGCGCGGTTCACGTCGAAGCGGCGCACCTCGCCCGCGGGGCGCTGCTGCCAGACGGCCTGGCGGTGCATTGCGGCCAGCGCGCGCACGGCCGACTCGGGGAAGCGGTAGCCGGGGATCCCCGCCGCGTTCAGCTCGGCGAGGCCCTGCGGCAGCCCGTCGCGCCCCATCAGCACGGCCAGCACGGGCTTGCCGCTCCCCCGGGCGACGTCGACGATCGCTTCCGCGACGTCTTCCTGCCGCACGCCCAGCGGAGGGACGAAGGTGGCGATCACCGCGTCGACGTTGGGATCTTCGAGCACGGCCTCGACGGCGAGGCGATACGACTGCGCGGTGGCGGAGGCGATCATGTCCACCGGGTTGTTGACCGACGCCTCCTCGGGAAGCTGCGTGGCGAGACGGGCGCGGGTCGCCTCCGTCAGCTCCGTCACCGCCAGCCCGTGCGCCTCGCACGCGTCGGCGATGATGATCCCCGGCCCGCCCGCGTTGGTGACGATGGCGACGCGGTTGCCGCGCGGCATGGGCTGGTGCGAGAACGCCATCGCCAGGTCGAACATCTCCTCCACCGTCTCGGCGCGCAGCACGCCGCACTGGCGCAGCAGCGCGTCGATGGCGCTGTCCGCGCCCGCCAGCGCGCCGGTGTGCGACGACGCCGCGCGCGCGCCGGCGGTCGATCGCCCGCTCTTCACCACGATGATGGGCGTGGTCTTCGTGATCTCGCGCGCCAGCCGGGTGAACTTCCGCGGGTTGCCGAAGTTCTCCAGGTACATGAGGATCACGCGCGTGCGCTCGTCGGCGTGCCAGTACTGGATCAGGTCGTTGCCGGAGACGTCGGCCTTGTTGCCCACGGAGACGAACTGCGAGATGCCGATCCCGTATTCGGCCGCGTAGTCGAGGATGGTGACGCCCATCGCGCCCGACTGGCTGAGGAAGGCGACCGGGCCCGCGGGTGGCATGTTGGGCGCGAACGTCGCGTTCATGGCGACATCGGGCGCGGTGTTCAGCACGCCCATGCAGTTGGGGCCCACCAGCCGCATCCCGTGGCGGCGGACGATCTCGACCAGCGCCGCCTCGCGCTCGCGCCCCGCGCCGCCGATCTCCTTGAAGCCGGCGGAGATGACGACCAGCGCCTTCACCCCCTTGCGCCCGCACGCCTCGGCCACCGCGCACACGTGCTGCTTGGGGACGACGACCACCGCCATCTCCACCTCGTGGGGGATGGCTTCGACGGAGGGGTAGGCGCGGATCGAGTGCACCGACTCGGCGGTCGGATTGACCGGGTAGACGGCGCCCGTGTAGCCGTGGCGCAGGAGGTTGTCGAGGATCTGCCAGCCGATGGTGTTCGGCGTCCGCGACGCGCCGACGACGGCGATGGATTTCGGGCGAAGGAGCGGGTCGAGCATCTAGCCGCCAGTGCGAGAGTGCGAAAGTGCGAGAGTGCGCTAGGTCTCTGGTCGTGACGGCGGAAGCTACGGCGGCGCGGGCGATCGCACCAACGGGCGGACTCCGCACCCGCGGCGGGGAAATCCCGTACGCGCCCGCCGCCTTGGCTCGTCGATGAATTCTCAGAACTGAATGGCTCACGCAGAGTTAGCAGAGTCAGCAGTCAAACTGCAGTCAAACTGCTAACTCTGCTGACTCTGCGTGAGCCAAATCTTTTGACTCAGTCAGGGGAGGGCCTCGAGGCGGCGGATGCGGTTCGTGCCCGCGGCGTCGACCCAGCCGGAGAAGTTGGTGGCGCGGTTGCCGACGTACGGGAACCGGTCGCCCACGCTGGTGACCTCGACGTTGCTGCCGAGCGTCCGCGCCAGCCCCGCGCCGCCGTTGCCGATGCTGACGATCGACGCGGGCGTGTTGATGTCCACCGCCAGGTAGCTGCCGTCGGGCTGGCGGCTGCCGTTGAACAGGTTCGCCTCCAGCACCAGCGAGAAGATCTTCGACGGCGAGTTCACCCGCATGAAACGGTAGGTGGGATCGTTGTTCTGCTCGTCGAGCTCGTTGCGCGACCCCGTCACCACCAGGTTCTGCACGTCGCCCACGTAGATGCAGGTGGAGTTGGCGCCCCGCCCGTTTCCGCAGTCGATGGAGGAGATGCGCAGCCCCTGCTCCATCCTGCGCACCATGATTCCCGTGTGCAGATTCTGGAAGAGGATGCTCTCGATGATGGAGCCCTGCGCCGCGTTGGCGCCCTCGATCCAGATCCCCGTGCTGGCCTCGGTCTGCCTCCCGCGCGCGTCGAACTGGTCGCGCCCCTCGCGGATGGTGCCGTTGCGGATGATGAGCCCCGACGCGTCGCAGCTGGCGGTGCCGTTCGATCCGCACCCCGCGTCGCCCGTGCCGATGCGGATCCCCTCCGCCGCGTGGGCGATGGTGATGTTCTCGATGCGGTTGCGCCACGCCCCGTAGGTGCCGGTGGAGAAGATCCGGATCCCCACGCACCCCGGCGCCAGCACGCAGTCGAAGCTCACGCCGTCGAGGATGGCGTTGTGCGCGTTGCGCAGCTGCCAGAGCGTCATCCCGGCGCGGTTGGGATCGTCGAGCTTGAACTTGGTGCCGGCCCACTGCGGGTCCGCGCTACTCCCCGTCCCGCCGCCCCACACGCCGCGGACGGCCACGTTGCGCGGCTGCGACTGCGGCACGCGCGTCAGGAACGTCGCCGGCCCCAGCAGCACCGTGAACGCGCGCTCGTTGGCCGTGGTCGCGTCCGGCGTGACGCCGGCGAACATGTCGCTGGCGCACGTCACCGTTCCCACCAGGTTGCGGGCGTCCACGGTGCCGCCGTACCGCAGCCCCTGCAGCGCGCGGTTGATCGACGCGCACACGTCCGCCGACGGCGACGACGGCGCGTCGACCACGGCCACCCCCTGCGGCCGCGCCGGCTGGCAGGCGAGCAGCGAAAGCGCCAGGAACCCGAAGATCCGCTTCATCCGTCCATATCCTCCGGTGTCGATCCCACTTGCAGCATTGCCCGCGCGGGGGGGACGCGAAAATCGCGCACCGGGGTGAATTCCCTCCCTTCGCGCCGCGATCGGGTGCGGCGGCTCGTCCTCGTCTCCCCTCGCTCTTGCGCACCCGGAGCGGGACTTGTATCCTTCTATCCGGTTGAACGGATGAATACTCTCGTGCCTCCCCCGATCTTCGAGCGCATGTCGGCGCTGGCCGACAGCACGCGCAGCCGGCTGCTCCTGGTGCTGGAACGCCACGAGCTGACGGTGGGCGAGCTGTGCGCCATCGTGCAGCTCCCGCAGTCCACCGTCAGCCGGCACCTGAAGACGCTGGCCGACGAGGAGTGGATCGCCGGGCGCGCGGAGGGGACGAGCCGGCGCTACCGGATGAGCGCCGACCGGCTGGAGCCGAGCGCGCGCCGGCTGTGGACGCTGGTGCGCGAGCAGGTGGCGGCGCTTCCCGCGGCCGGGCAGGACGCGCAGCGGCTGCAGAGCGTGCTGGCGCAGCGCAGCACGCGCTCGCAGGAGTTCTTTCGCACCGCCGTCGGCCAGTGGGACCGCCTGCGCGAGGAGCTGTTCGGCCGCCGCGCCGATCTCCTCGCGCTGCTCGGCCTGCTCGATCCGTCGTGGACCGTGGGGGATCTCGGCTGCGGCACGGGGCAGGTAAGCGAGTCGCTGGCGCCCTTCGTCCGCCGCGTGGTCTCCGTCGACAGCTCGGCGCAGATGCTGGAGGCGGCGCGTGCGCGGCTGGGCGGCGTGGAGAACGTGGAGGTGCGCGCCGGCGAGCTCGAGGCGCTTCCCGTGGGCGACGGCGAGCTGGACGCGGCGCTCCTGTTCCTCGTGCTCCACTACGTCGCCGAGCCCGCCGCCGCGCTGGCCGAGGCGCGGCGCGTGCTGCGCCCCGGCGGCGTGCTGCTGGTGGTGGACATGGCGCCGCACGACCGCGAGGAATATCGCCAGGCGATGGGCCACGTGTGGCTCGGCTTCGCGCCCGACGAGCTGGAGGGGTGGATGATGGAGGCGGGGTTCGGCGCCTTCCGCCACGTCGCGCTCCCCGCCGACCCCGCCTCAAAGGGTCCGACGCTGTTCGCCGCGCGGGCGACTGCGGAGTAGGGGACAGGGACAGGGGACAGCAGGGTCGGCGCGGCGAGCGGATCTGGTCCGGACAGCGACCATCGGCGCCGCGCGGGCAGCCCTCACCCCGCGCCTTAGAGCGCTCGCCCTCTCCCGATAACGGGAGAGGGTGGTATCGCCGGCGCCAACCTGCTGTGCACACTGAGTTCTCCCCTCCCCTGCGGAGCGGGGGAGGGGCCGGGGGAGGGGGCCAGCCGGCGGCCGCGCAGATCTTTGCCGCCACCGATCCACTGGACCCGGTGTCGCGAAGGCGGACTTCGTGTGGTTGTTGCAGCGAATTCATTCGCCCCTCATCGGCGGGGCGGAGGATCGGGGGAGGGGGAGATGCCCAGGCTGATCGAGGCGCCGTCGGTGATCCAGGCGGCGGGGAACAAGCCGAAGCGGATCGAGGAGTACGCCGGCCGCGTGAACTCCGGCCACTCGTCCGTGAGCGTAGCCCGGATGCGCTCGCCCGAGGGATGGGTGGAGCCGGGACAGCGCCCCGGGTTCGAGGAGATCACCGTCGTCCTCGCCGGGATGCTGCGGGTGGAGCACGAGGGCGGATCGATGGACGTCCGCGCGGGCCAGGCCGTGGTCACCGCCCCCGGCGAGTGGGTGCGCTACAGCACCCCCGAGGCCGGCGGCGCCGAGTACGTGGCCGTCTGCCTCCCCGCCTTCTCGCCCGACACGGTGCACCGGGACGAGTGAGGGCGCCGCGCGGGGGGGGCTCCGCCGCGTCGGTGCGATGCCCCTTTGCGGGCGCCGGCGCGGCGAGGTCCCCCCCACCCCCGGCCCCTCCCCCACGAGGGGGGGAGGGATGGGGAGGGGAGACCTCAGCGTGATGGCTGGCTTCGGCGCTGAGTGCTCCCCCGCCCCTGCGAAGCGGGGGAGGGGGTCGGGGGGAGGCGGCCGCGCCAGAGCTCGCTGTCCGCTGTTGCATGAGGGATGCGCGCCCGGAGGGCCGGGAACCCGGCGCGCGTGACCGATGTTGGGAGTCGCGCGGATGCCGGGCGCGGCGGGGGCCCGGCGCCGTTGGCCACGGTCGTATCGTGGCCTACGGCGCGCGCAGCCCGACCCGGAGCGCAGCGGAGGGGCATGCCCGAACCTGCAGTGCGGAAGTGCGAGAGTGCGAGAGTGCGAGAGTAACCGCGGAGGCCCGACGACGGCCCTGCATGATGTTTCCGTACCGTAACCCGATGACCAGGAGATTGCCGTGAGCGCAGTTGCCGAGCTGACCAGCCCCTTCGCCGCCGCCGCCGAGGCCGGCCGCGAGCCCTTCAAGGTGCGCGACCTGTCGCTGGCCGACTTCGGCCGCAAGGAGATCCGCCTGGCCGAGCAGGAGATGCCCGGCCTGATGGCCCTGCGCGAGGAGTACGGCGCGCAGAAGCCTCTCGCCGGCGCCAGGATCATGGGGAGCCTGCACATGACCGTGCAGACCGCCGTGCTGATCGAGACGCTCGTCGAGCTCGGCGCCGACGTGCGCTGGGTGAGCTGCAACATCTTCAGCACCCAGGACCACGCCGCCTCCGCGGTCGTCGTCGGCAAGCACGGGACGGTCGACGATCCGCAGGGGACACCGGTGTTCGCCTGGAAGGGCGAGACGCTGGAGGAGTACTGGTGGTGCACCGAGCAGGCGCTGATGTGGCCCGACGGGAGCGGCCCCAACCTCCTGCTCGACGACGGCGGCGACGCCACGCTGCTCATCCACAAGGGCGTGGAGTTCGAGAAGGCCGGCCGCGTCCCCGAGTTCGACCCCGAGAACGACCCCGAGGAGTGGGGCGTGATCCTGCAGCTCCTCTCGCGCGAGCTGGTGGCCAACCCCGGCCGGTGGACGAAGGTGGCCGCCGACATCCGCGGCGTGAGCGAGGAGACGACCACCGGCGTGCACCGGCTGTACGAGATGATGAACGCGGGGACGCTGCTCTTCCCGGCCATCAACGTCAACGACAGCGTGACCAAGTCGAAGTTCGACAACTTGTACGGCTGCCGCCACTCGCTGACCGACGGCATCCTGCGCGCGAGCGACGTGATGCTGGCCGGCAAGGTGGCCGTGATCTGCGGCTACGGCGACGTGGGCAAGGGGTGCGCGCAGGCGCTGCGCGGCCAGGGCGCCCGCGTGATCATCACCGAGATCGATCCCATCTGCGCGCTGCAGGCCGCGATGGAAGGCTACCAGGTGACGGTGCTCGAGGACGTGGTGGAGACGGCCGACCTGTTCATCACCGCCACGGGGAACAAGAACATCATCACCGTGGACCACATGGCGCGGATGAAGGACAAGGCCATCGTGGGCAACATCGGCCACTTCGACAACGAGATCGACATGGCCGGGCTGAAGAAGTTCGGCGGGATCGAGCGGATCAACATCAAGCCGCAGTACGACGAGTGGCGCTTCCCCGACGGCCACAGCGTGATGATCCTGGCCGAGGGCCGGCTGCTGAACCTGGGCTGCGCCACCGGGCACCCCAGCTTCGTGATGTCGAACAGCTTCAGCAACCAGGTGATCGCGCAGATCGAGCTGCACCAGAACGCCGACGGCTACGAGCGCAAGGTGTACACGCTCCCCAAGCACCTGGACGAGAAGGTGGCCCGGCTGCACCTGGACAAGCTCGGCGTGAAGCTCACGAAGCTCTCGTCCGACCAGGCGGCGTACATCGGCGTGTCGCCGGAGGGGCCGTACAAGCCGGAGCACTACCGGTACTAGGACCGAAGTGCGGTAGTGCGTGAGTGCGGAAGTGCGTTGAAACGGCGCCGGGCGGAGAGATCCGTCCGGCGCCTAGCTGTTGGCTGGGCGCACATCCTCAACGCGTCCGTGGGCGGGGTGCTACGCGGCGCCCCAGATCGTTTCCAGGCCGTACGCGCACACCGCGCGGACCGTCTCCGGCACGAGAGTGCGGCGTGGAGGAATTCGCGCGGCTCTCCGGATCACGTCGTCGACAACGCGGAACCGTTCCCTCGCCAAGCGTTCGACCGTGGCGGCGGTCCTCGGTTGGAGGGAGGGCCGCACCTGCTCTCTCCAGACCTCCGCGAGCGTGGCGAGATGGCGCGCGAACAACTCGAGGGTGTCGTGGATGTACACCACGTCCTGTGCACGCTTGTCGGCCGTGCGCTCCGTGTGGATCAGCAGCTTCTGCGCAATGAAGCTCACCGGGTTCGACACTCTCACCTCCGCGGGCGCGGACAGCGGAAAGCCGACCTCGCTTCCGATCGTCACACGCAAAGGATGAACCAGCAGGAGGTCCACATAGCGCAGCTTCTGCGCGGTGATCCCCGCTTTCGCTACAGTCGCGTCCGGCCGGCCGGTACGCGTGAAGCCACTTCCCGCCAGCGGCGCCAGGAACTCGGCGTAGAAGCCATGCTTCTCCCGGCCCAGCGCGTATCGGCTGACGGGCGGCGTGTGCTCGCCAAAAAACATCTTGTGGAATCCCGCCGCCTTCAGGGCCGACGCCATATTGCCTTGCGGCGCGTCGTTCAGTGCGAACACGAGATCCGCGTCGAGGGTCACCACGGGTTCGTGGAGCGGGGGATCCGTCAGGGATGAGAACCGGTGGAGCCGGTGCGCCCATCCGCCGGCAACCACGAGTTGTCCCAGCCAAGGGCGAAGCGCTTCGATCAACCGCGCGAATTCAGGCAGGTCATTCATCGTTGCTGATGATCGGCTCGAGGATCTTGCGCCGGATGAGGTCCGCCTGCTCCTGCCCACGAGTGGGGTGAGACGATACGTCCAGCCACACCTGCAGGATGTCGCACACCGGGATGGAGTCGACCCGGACCGCTGCGCGGAACACCGAATCGGGAACGGCGGCCTCGCGGATGATCAGGTCCGCGGCTTCGTTCCGTTCGGCGGGAACGACGTTCTTCCAGCGCGAGATGATTTCAGGGTCCAGCCGCCGCACGTAAACGTGAGGCGGAACTCCGCGCACGAACCCGACGTTCAGCGCATCCGCCGCGGCGAACAGGGCCAGGCACCCTGATTCGTCCAGCACGGTGCGCTTCAACTCCACCTCGGAGTCGCCCCGCAGGAGAAACCGGAATGGCGCCTCGCTGACGGGGCGAGCCGCCGCCGACTGCCAGCGGCGGAAGAGCTCCTCGCGGCGGACGAGGCGCAGGTACGGGCTGGCCTCGTGCAGGTGTCCCTCGCGCTCCAACTGCCGGACCAGGCGAGAGGCGCTCATCACCGAGACGCTCGCGGCCCGTGCCAGGTGCGATGCGCTGGAGTAGCGAGCTCGCGGTGCCGCAAGCATCGCTTCCGGCACCTCGGGCGCCAGGAGCACCTTGAGCATCCACTGGTTCCGGTCCGAGAAGATGTTCACCTGGTCGCCGGCTGCACGCCGCGCCAGGGCCGGCCGCTGCGTCGCCGCGGAGTTCAGTTCTTCGAGCAGCTTCCCGCGGAATCTGCGAAAGCCCGAGAAGTCCACCACGCCCGCCGCCACGTGCGGCGCGTATTCGGCGGAGAATTCGAGCACCTGCTCCGCAACGCGCGACGAAACCCTCGGCGCGGCGACCACGGCCAGTGGCGGCTCCCCACCACCGGCCGCGTGGACCGCCTGGATACAGGCCTGCGACCACAAGGGGATCAGGCGGTCGCTCCGCCCCTCCGGCGCGGATTTGACCTCCACCGTGTACGCCGTTCCGCCACGGCGAACCAGCATATCGCCTCCGCGGAGATTCGCGGGTTCACGGATTACCTGCCATCCAGCGTCCGCGAGCAGTGCGGCGACGACGTCCGCAGCGGCCTGGCCGCGACTCCGTGCGTCGGTGAACGGA from Longimicrobium sp. carries:
- a CDS encoding AAA family ATPase: MIDRTPAKLAERIFDAVDAAADRGFWPARDDRYQDLTQHILGLMGVLIGADGSATDDEIAFVMEMARPFQPQEPTKAETAQVVRRAARDTNLSLVPDYFRAIVRMDQATNTRASSDVLWCLRELGLGVIAADRSSDPREVEMLTRHLDALRAFAEQQQVRVQWAEPAGGIAGDAAREAAGQRGQAAPPDAATLDQLLNRLRALVGLARVKQEVETLTNIIRVRAMRREHRLPLPPLSLHMVFAGNPGTGKTTVARILAEIFHALSVLARGHLVEVDRAALVAGYVGQTATKVTEVVERSLGGVLFIDEAYALTTGRGQTDFGYEAVDTLVKLMEDHREELVVIVAGYPSPMRKFVASNPGLESRFNRYIDFPDYTAEELRQIFDKLCREGEYTLSEPASKLADRLFKQMHDARDSNFANGRAVRNLFERTLAQQANRIAKVENPSREALCTLEEEDLKLAHEQMEQEEADRGAAEDSDLGGDVSGDDSGAGMNPVAFA
- a CDS encoding YciI family protein, which produces MKYLVLAYGAEEDWRALSKEEQDALLAQDEVLRRRGALVAAVTTDVTTVRAWDGTPEVTHGTFGNPKVPLAGFGVIEAADLDEAIALVKDTPCARAKGAVEIRPILVMNEPGDSS
- a CDS encoding acetate--CoA ligase family protein; the protein is MLDPLLRPKSIAVVGASRTPNTIGWQILDNLLRHGYTGAVYPVNPTAESVHSIRAYPSVEAIPHEVEMAVVVVPKQHVCAVAEACGRKGVKALVVISAGFKEIGGAGREREAALVEIVRRHGMRLVGPNCMGVLNTAPDVAMNATFAPNMPPAGPVAFLSQSGAMGVTILDYAAEYGIGISQFVSVGNKADVSGNDLIQYWHADERTRVILMYLENFGNPRKFTRLAREITKTTPIIVVKSGRSTAGARAASSHTGALAGADSAIDALLRQCGVLRAETVEEMFDLAMAFSHQPMPRGNRVAIVTNAGGPGIIIADACEAHGLAVTELTEATRARLATQLPEEASVNNPVDMIASATAQSYRLAVEAVLEDPNVDAVIATFVPPLGVRQEDVAEAIVDVARGSGKPVLAVLMGRDGLPQGLAELNAAGIPGYRFPESAVRALAAMHRQAVWQQRPAGEVRRFDVNRACVERIVARARDEGRQKLSETEVMTVLEAYGIPAAPYRVARTVDDALAAAGDIGFPVVLKVLSPRIIHKSDVGGVFVGVEDEHELRLAWTRVAEEAPRRAEIGPEEVDGVLVQKMVGGGKETIIGMTSDPQFGPVLMFGLGGIYVEALGDVVFRVQPVADVDARDMVRAIRGIKLLQGVRGEPASDLAAVEEAIARVSQLVGDHPEIREMDVNPWLAFPEGGVAVDGRISIRLDPPVR
- a CDS encoding metalloregulator ArsR/SmtB family transcription factor, with product MPPPIFERMSALADSTRSRLLLVLERHELTVGELCAIVQLPQSTVSRHLKTLADEEWIAGRAEGTSRRYRMSADRLEPSARRLWTLVREQVAALPAAGQDAQRLQSVLAQRSTRSQEFFRTAVGQWDRLREELFGRRADLLALLGLLDPSWTVGDLGCGTGQVSESLAPFVRRVVSVDSSAQMLEAARARLGGVENVEVRAGELEALPVGDGELDAALLFLVLHYVAEPAAALAEARRVLRPGGVLLVVDMAPHDREEYRQAMGHVWLGFAPDELEGWMMEAGFGAFRHVALPADPASKGPTLFAARATAE
- the ahcY gene encoding adenosylhomocysteinase — translated: MSAVAELTSPFAAAAEAGREPFKVRDLSLADFGRKEIRLAEQEMPGLMALREEYGAQKPLAGARIMGSLHMTVQTAVLIETLVELGADVRWVSCNIFSTQDHAASAVVVGKHGTVDDPQGTPVFAWKGETLEEYWWCTEQALMWPDGSGPNLLLDDGGDATLLIHKGVEFEKAGRVPEFDPENDPEEWGVILQLLSRELVANPGRWTKVAADIRGVSEETTTGVHRLYEMMNAGTLLFPAINVNDSVTKSKFDNLYGCRHSLTDGILRASDVMLAGKVAVICGYGDVGKGCAQALRGQGARVIITEIDPICALQAAMEGYQVTVLEDVVETADLFITATGNKNIITVDHMARMKDKAIVGNIGHFDNEIDMAGLKKFGGIERINIKPQYDEWRFPDGHSVMILAEGRLLNLGCATGHPSFVMSNSFSNQVIAQIELHQNADGYERKVYTLPKHLDEKVARLHLDKLGVKLTKLSSDQAAYIGVSPEGPYKPEHYRY
- a CDS encoding GSU2403 family nucleotidyltransferase fold protein; the protein is MNDLPEFARLIEALRPWLGQLVVAGGWAHRLHRFSSLTDPPLHEPVVTLDADLVFALNDAPQGNMASALKAAGFHKMFFGEHTPPVSRYALGREKHGFYAEFLAPLAGSGFTRTGRPDATVAKAGITAQKLRYVDLLLVHPLRVTIGSEVGFPLSAPAEVRVSNPVSFIAQKLLIHTERTADKRAQDVVYIHDTLELFARHLATLAEVWREQVRPSLQPRTAATVERLARERFRVVDDVIRRAARIPPRRTLVPETVRAVCAYGLETIWGAA